From Montipora foliosa isolate CH-2021 chromosome 6, ASM3666993v2, whole genome shotgun sequence, a single genomic window includes:
- the LOC138006269 gene encoding uncharacterized protein isoform X1 yields the protein MFHSTKVGCAESTELQGNADFLESITKPVMIQPQTFTDNMFDPTSRGVMNGIPAVHLTGEGLQQKLRQKANMLQQTVFKQIDDQGNSMSYKDLLAGLTYEGESFQSWNNFTVMNYTHLRFCDENGNTLSQRSGGICLQTNKRLLFVSAQYTNAASLTSWGDPRKLPGGYTLQMSHKDTTYYVPIPLRCLRSVEMAGETGVQGNGSFVGVPPSCCGWCELCAFLCCPDSEMLRQWRPQVDSRIEVRQMQVSIGVLMPPWEKKMFANIHIDPNVPLSVTRDFVALLQKNAPGLN from the exons GAAatgcagatttcctggaatCAATTACCAAGCCTGTGATGATTCAGCCCCAGACCTTCACAGATAACATGTTCGACCCAACCTCCAGAGGGGTGATGAATGGCATTCCCGCTGTGCACCTGACTGGGGAAGGCCTACAGCAAAAACTGCGGCAAAAGGCAAACATGCttcaacaaacagttttcaaacAGATTGATGATCAG GGAAACAGTATGAGTTACAAAGACCTTTTGGCAGGACTCACTTACGAAGGGGAAAGTTTCCAGTCCTGGAACAACTTTACTGTAATGAACTACACTCATTTGCGGTTCTGTGATGAAAATGGGAACACACTGAGTCAGCGCAGTGGTGGAATTTGTCTTCAGACGAATAAAAGACTCCTCTTCGTGTCTGCACAGTACACCAATG CTGCATCTCTGACTTCATGGGGAGACCCTAGAAAGCTGCCAGGAGGTTACACTCTTCAGATGtcccacaaagacaccacttattATGTACCCATCCCACTGCGTTGTTTACGCAGTGTGGAGATGGCCGGCGAGACTGGAGTGCAAGGAAATGGATCATTTGTGGGCGTTCCTCCTAGTTGTTGCGGATGGTGTGAATTATGTGCG TTTTTGTGTTGCCCAGACTCCGAAATGTTGCGGCAATGGAGACCTCAAGTGGACAGTCGTATTGAAGTCAGACAGATGCAAGTCTCTATAGGTGTGTTAATGCCGCCCTGGGAGAAAAAGATGTTTGCCAACATCCACATTGATCCGAATGTGCCTTTGTCTGTTACCAGAGATTTTGTAGCATTATTGCAGAAAAATGCTCCTGGTCTTAATTAG
- the LOC138006269 gene encoding uncharacterized protein isoform X2, with the protein MIQPQTFTDNMFDPTSRGVMNGIPAVHLTGEGLQQKLRQKANMLQQTVFKQIDDQGNSMSYKDLLAGLTYEGESFQSWNNFTVMNYTHLRFCDENGNTLSQRSGGICLQTNKRLLFVSAQYTNAASLTSWGDPRKLPGGYTLQMSHKDTTYYVPIPLRCLRSVEMAGETGVQGNGSFVGVPPSCCGWCELCAFLCCPDSEMLRQWRPQVDSRIEVRQMQVSIGVLMPPWEKKMFANIHIDPNVPLSVTRDFVALLQKNAPGLN; encoded by the exons ATGATTCAGCCCCAGACCTTCACAGATAACATGTTCGACCCAACCTCCAGAGGGGTGATGAATGGCATTCCCGCTGTGCACCTGACTGGGGAAGGCCTACAGCAAAAACTGCGGCAAAAGGCAAACATGCttcaacaaacagttttcaaacAGATTGATGATCAG GGAAACAGTATGAGTTACAAAGACCTTTTGGCAGGACTCACTTACGAAGGGGAAAGTTTCCAGTCCTGGAACAACTTTACTGTAATGAACTACACTCATTTGCGGTTCTGTGATGAAAATGGGAACACACTGAGTCAGCGCAGTGGTGGAATTTGTCTTCAGACGAATAAAAGACTCCTCTTCGTGTCTGCACAGTACACCAATG CTGCATCTCTGACTTCATGGGGAGACCCTAGAAAGCTGCCAGGAGGTTACACTCTTCAGATGtcccacaaagacaccacttattATGTACCCATCCCACTGCGTTGTTTACGCAGTGTGGAGATGGCCGGCGAGACTGGAGTGCAAGGAAATGGATCATTTGTGGGCGTTCCTCCTAGTTGTTGCGGATGGTGTGAATTATGTGCG TTTTTGTGTTGCCCAGACTCCGAAATGTTGCGGCAATGGAGACCTCAAGTGGACAGTCGTATTGAAGTCAGACAGATGCAAGTCTCTATAGGTGTGTTAATGCCGCCCTGGGAGAAAAAGATGTTTGCCAACATCCACATTGATCCGAATGTGCCTTTGTCTGTTACCAGAGATTTTGTAGCATTATTGCAGAAAAATGCTCCTGGTCTTAATTAG